A part of Methanohalobium evestigatum Z-7303 genomic DNA contains:
- a CDS encoding CobW family GTP-binding protein has product MRIIIVGGFLGSGKTTSLLNLGKHLIDNGQKVAIIVNEIGEIGIDGDTITNSGIVTKEITNGCICCTLKINMEYTLENLNDELNPDTVIIEPTGLAFPNQIKQDLENMDIKNLSFAPIVTLVDGSRFKAEVDQIPKFILTQIEEADILGINKNDIADAENIENTRKFLKDKNPEAKILNFSAKHKDENFQNLINLLDENSNKHSLDGFEYKNSIDMSQVSMFSGEFTVFSKQLTSESSERIVNEIVNDIRYRVLNTSPDFIGHIKTSMEFSNKRIKSSVTSSNEDPQVEKSILENENIALPRLKFLAAVTGISEDELTDIVKNTISQNLENKNMNVEEKDSHCHSQNDANVIDSSYN; this is encoded by the coding sequence ATGAGAATAATAATAGTTGGTGGATTTCTGGGGAGTGGAAAAACAACCTCTCTCCTAAACCTTGGTAAACATTTAATAGATAACGGTCAAAAGGTCGCCATAATAGTTAACGAAATTGGAGAAATCGGAATTGATGGAGACACAATTACAAATTCCGGGATAGTAACAAAGGAAATAACCAATGGGTGCATTTGCTGTACACTTAAAATTAATATGGAATATACACTTGAAAACTTAAACGATGAATTAAATCCTGATACTGTAATTATAGAACCCACAGGTCTTGCATTTCCAAATCAAATAAAGCAGGACCTTGAGAATATGGACATTAAAAATCTTTCTTTTGCACCAATTGTAACCCTTGTTGATGGTAGCAGGTTTAAAGCAGAAGTAGACCAAATTCCCAAATTCATATTGACCCAGATTGAAGAAGCCGATATACTGGGTATTAATAAAAATGATATCGCTGATGCTGAAAATATAGAAAATACAAGGAAATTCTTAAAAGATAAAAATCCGGAAGCAAAAATCCTCAATTTTTCAGCCAAGCATAAGGATGAAAATTTCCAGAACCTTATAAACCTTCTCGATGAAAATAGTAATAAACATAGTCTGGACGGATTCGAGTACAAGAATTCTATCGATATGTCACAGGTTTCGATGTTTTCAGGTGAATTTACAGTATTTTCAAAACAGCTAACATCTGAATCATCAGAAAGAATTGTTAATGAAATAGTCAATGATATACGATATAGAGTACTTAACACAAGTCCTGATTTTATAGGTCATATAAAAACTTCTATGGAATTTTCAAACAAAAGAATAAAGTCAAGTGTAACATCTTCTAATGAAGACCCACAGGTAGAAAAGTCAATTTTAGAAAACGAAAACATAGCCTTGCCCAGATTAAAATTCTTGGCAGCCGTTACAGGTATATCAGAAGATGAATTAACAGATATTGTAAAAAATACAATATCACAAAATCTGGAAAATAAAAACATGAATGTTGAGGAAAAAGATTCCCATTGCCATTCTCAAAATGATGCCAACGTAATAGATTCCAGTTATAATTGA
- a CDS encoding methylamine methyltransferase corrinoid protein reductive activase — protein MYGIAMDLGTSGIRAQLIDLDTEETIKTVLTMRHPLPGGNVIDQLDFAIQLGEDVATEIIQDTVEEIIDNFNIDLLEIKKLSVCGNPIQLSLFQDTEIRDLAYAGESMQKELGVENVKRDAKVVPANEVFKNLDLPNCTIIIPPSIQHEVGADALAMMIETDFMNQREPSMVTDYGTNAEMALKVGDRIITGSAAAGPAIEGQGINCGMLAGPGAITDVNPEGNYWRLTVLDDSMLERKGDLVNPVAGEVIEQSETRAIGITGTGMISLLSVALETGLIKTMPKLPDGRLILGGGIEITEDDVREAGKAVGAIRASHLTMLMEAGLDFKDLENMYMTGASGTYVDADKARKLGICPGSAKNIVQFGNTSISLAKELILNESKLDEVVEFAHKIETDHLMMAKSEMFKLIYSCEFSYWTQGMPLEMYDQMLKSFNIQGLPKLAENPRIEKQVTKDINDLGKESVQVLRDLGIVIERPIKNCSFCYMCEDKCPEKALQIVSYKEDVYQVHDSQRCLGVSCKRCVDVCPKKAIQFKNVKVLNAHESPFEIEQA, from the coding sequence ATGTATGGAATTGCAATGGATTTGGGTACAAGTGGTATTAGAGCACAGCTTATAGACCTTGATACAGAAGAAACAATAAAAACTGTACTTACAATGAGGCACCCTCTCCCTGGAGGTAACGTTATAGACCAGCTCGATTTTGCAATCCAGCTTGGTGAAGATGTTGCAACCGAGATAATCCAGGATACAGTTGAAGAAATAATAGATAATTTCAATATTGACCTTTTAGAGATTAAAAAATTATCTGTATGCGGTAATCCTATTCAGCTCTCACTTTTCCAGGACACAGAAATAAGAGACCTTGCTTATGCAGGGGAATCCATGCAAAAAGAACTGGGGGTTGAAAATGTAAAACGTGATGCAAAAGTTGTTCCTGCAAATGAGGTTTTCAAGAATCTTGATTTACCAAACTGTACAATCATTATTCCACCATCCATACAACATGAAGTCGGAGCGGATGCACTTGCAATGATGATAGAAACCGATTTTATGAATCAGAGAGAACCCTCAATGGTGACCGATTACGGTACAAATGCAGAAATGGCACTTAAAGTGGGTGACAGAATTATAACAGGTAGTGCGGCTGCAGGTCCTGCAATAGAAGGTCAGGGTATAAACTGTGGAATGCTTGCAGGTCCGGGAGCGATAACTGACGTAAACCCTGAAGGTAACTACTGGAGACTCACTGTTCTTGATGACAGTATGTTAGAAAGAAAAGGTGACCTTGTAAACCCTGTTGCTGGTGAAGTAATAGAACAATCGGAAACCAGAGCAATTGGTATAACAGGTACAGGCATGATTTCTTTGTTGTCAGTAGCTCTTGAAACAGGTTTGATAAAAACAATGCCTAAGTTGCCTGACGGCAGGTTGATCCTTGGTGGTGGTATTGAAATAACTGAGGATGATGTCAGAGAAGCAGGAAAGGCGGTTGGAGCTATCAGGGCTTCGCACCTTACAATGTTAATGGAAGCAGGATTGGATTTTAAAGACCTTGAAAACATGTATATGACCGGTGCATCAGGTACTTATGTAGATGCTGACAAAGCAAGAAAACTGGGTATTTGTCCCGGTTCGGCAAAAAATATAGTGCAATTTGGTAATACATCGATTTCACTGGCAAAAGAACTGATTCTGAACGAATCAAAGCTTGATGAGGTTGTAGAATTTGCACATAAAATAGAAACCGACCATCTGATGATGGCAAAAAGTGAAATGTTTAAGTTGATATATTCGTGTGAATTTTCGTACTGGACACAGGGTATGCCTCTGGAAATGTATGACCAGATGCTGAAAAGCTTTAATATACAAGGGCTCCCAAAACTTGCTGAAAACCCCAGAATTGAAAAACAGGTAACAAAAGATATCAACGACTTAGGTAAAGAGAGTGTTCAGGTATTAAGGGATCTGGGGATTGTTATTGAAAGACCAATTAAAAACTGCAGTTTTTGTTATATGTGTGAAGATAAGTGTCCAGAAAAAGCGCTACAAATAGTCAGTTATAAAGAGGATGTATATCAGGTACATGACAGTCAAAGATGTCTGGGTGTAAGCTGTAAGCGCTGTGTAGATGTATGTCCAAAGAAAGCAATACAATTTAAAAACGTCAAAGTGTTAAACGCCCATGAGTCACCTTTTGAAATCGAACAGGCATAA
- a CDS encoding HEAT repeat domain-containing protein, translating to MRGKSLTFLSLVIIIFLFTTTGSIANDDNPKDDNINPINSKSGTDNTQKVNTETTDEDKQGFQINIPSVFTNYKNDKSTDSLIKDLLNSSNEDTRIKAAKSLGEKRGQNAIDSLIKAFEDESVYVKIAAANSLGKIGNPATGDLLEVLDSQNEDVRKYSVKALGNIRNENTADELSDVLLNDKSSDVRESAAKALGDIGDKRAAEPLIDALLNDTDEDVRSKSVVALGKIKNENVVKPLSNALLNDESSDVRESAAKALGDIGDKRAAEPLINALLNDTDDDVRYQVVEVFSEIKDKNAVDPLVKILLNDRDVDVRSSAAEVLGDIEDEKAAEPLVKALNDDSEEVRENSADAILEIGEPATSPLVNELDNRNKNVVNTASDLLVEIGDPSVDPLIQTLSNSNSDNAKIKAADILGKIRNESNIKPLIKTLNNENSRDVKLSVADALVNIGKPAVDPLIKTLNNNDDKELEKYLQLALVQIGDEKAIESLTRSLNKEKTYTANIESLQNEQLDGEIQPLKEAYKQENKNSISNIANALDDINDKHTKSLAWSLKYNNNPARSCASAAGVDINSKNAQEKLVKALKDEKGYVRISAIMALAEIGNDKTVKPIAEVMFKDNPEIRATAAYALGEIGDIDAEKHLIRAMLHDEYENVKSNAALALGKIGDDETAHYLTRVLTDGEEKDQVRSSAALALGKIKESSSVSPLLKTVNHENKEMRHYSALALGKIGDERAVKSLIILLQNEDNREVKNGAIYALGEIRNEKAVEPLIECLDDANSKIRKNAVIALGKINSDKTVSPLIQRLNDNDPEIRKYSAIILGKIGDKKAVHPLINTLDDSNKDVRKATTNALAKIGKPAVQPLINSLDSRNPDVKEHATNALIKIGEPCVQPLIKALDNDKIKKPATIVLIEIGDKKAIEPLIDAYNMEK from the coding sequence ATGAGAGGTAAAAGTTTAACATTTTTATCTTTAGTTATCATCATATTTTTATTTACGACTACAGGAAGCATTGCCAATGATGATAATCCAAAAGATGATAATATAAATCCTATTAACAGCAAGAGTGGTACAGACAATACTCAAAAAGTAAATACTGAAACTACAGACGAAGATAAACAGGGTTTTCAGATTAATATTCCGAGTGTATTTACCAATTACAAAAATGACAAATCAACTGATTCTCTTATTAAAGACTTATTAAACAGTAGCAATGAAGATACACGTATCAAGGCCGCAAAATCTCTCGGAGAAAAAAGAGGTCAAAATGCAATAGACTCGTTGATAAAAGCATTCGAAGATGAAAGTGTGTATGTTAAAATCGCTGCTGCTAATTCACTGGGTAAAATCGGAAATCCTGCAACAGGAGATCTTCTTGAAGTGCTTGACAGCCAGAACGAAGATGTGCGCAAATATTCTGTTAAAGCACTTGGGAATATCAGAAATGAAAATACTGCAGATGAATTGTCAGATGTTTTGTTAAATGACAAAAGCAGTGATGTTAGAGAAAGTGCCGCAAAAGCCCTCGGTGATATCGGCGACAAGAGAGCCGCTGAACCACTGATTGATGCTCTTTTAAACGATACTGATGAAGATGTAAGAAGTAAATCTGTTGTTGCTCTTGGAAAAATTAAAAATGAAAATGTTGTAAAGCCATTGTCTAACGCTCTTTTGAATGATGAAAGCAGTGATGTTAGAGAAAGTGCCGCAAAAGCCCTCGGTGATATCGGCGACAAGAGAGCCGCTGAACCACTGATTAATGCTCTTCTAAATGATACTGATGATGATGTACGGTATCAGGTCGTAGAAGTATTCAGCGAAATAAAAGATAAAAATGCAGTTGACCCATTAGTTAAAATTTTGTTAAACGACAGGGATGTAGATGTCAGGAGTTCCGCCGCCGAAGTTTTGGGTGATATCGAGGATGAAAAAGCCGCAGAACCCCTTGTTAAAGCTTTAAACGATGATAGTGAGGAAGTCAGGGAAAACTCTGCTGATGCTATACTTGAAATTGGAGAACCCGCTACAAGTCCACTGGTAAATGAACTTGATAACAGAAACAAAAATGTTGTAAATACTGCCTCTGACCTACTTGTTGAAATCGGCGACCCTTCTGTTGATCCACTTATACAGACGCTAAGCAACAGTAATAGTGATAATGCCAAAATTAAAGCAGCCGATATACTTGGTAAAATCAGAAACGAAAGCAATATAAAACCATTGATTAAGACGTTAAATAACGAAAACAGCAGAGATGTTAAACTTAGTGTTGCAGATGCTTTGGTTAATATCGGAAAACCTGCTGTTGACCCGCTCATCAAAACATTGAATAACAACGATGATAAAGAACTGGAAAAATACCTACAACTGGCACTTGTACAGATAGGAGATGAAAAAGCTATAGAGTCACTTACCCGTTCTTTAAACAAGGAAAAAACTTACACCGCTAACATAGAATCACTCCAGAATGAACAACTGGACGGAGAAATACAGCCGCTTAAAGAAGCCTATAAACAGGAAAACAAAAATTCAATATCCAATATTGCAAACGCTCTTGATGATATAAATGACAAACATACAAAGTCACTGGCTTGGTCATTAAAATATAATAACAACCCTGCAAGAAGCTGTGCATCAGCAGCAGGTGTAGATATTAACAGCAAAAATGCACAGGAAAAGCTTGTAAAGGCTCTTAAAGACGAAAAAGGTTATGTTAGAATCAGTGCCATCATGGCTCTGGCAGAAATCGGAAATGATAAAACAGTAAAGCCTATTGCAGAAGTGATGTTTAAAGACAACCCCGAAATAAGAGCAACTGCCGCCTATGCTCTCGGTGAAATCGGCGATATTGATGCAGAAAAACATCTTATAAGGGCTATGCTTCATGATGAATATGAAAATGTAAAGAGCAACGCTGCACTGGCACTGGGTAAAATTGGAGATGATGAAACTGCACATTACCTTACAAGAGTGCTGACTGATGGCGAAGAAAAAGACCAGGTAAGAAGTAGCGCAGCTCTGGCACTGGGCAAAATAAAAGAATCAAGTTCAGTTTCTCCATTACTAAAGACCGTAAACCATGAAAACAAGGAAATGCGGCACTACTCTGCTCTCGCACTTGGAAAAATTGGTGATGAAAGAGCGGTTAAATCTCTTATTATACTTCTGCAAAATGAAGATAACAGAGAAGTTAAAAATGGAGCTATTTATGCCCTTGGTGAAATCAGGAATGAGAAGGCAGTAGAGCCATTGATTGAATGTCTGGATGATGCTAACAGCAAAATCAGGAAAAACGCTGTGATAGCTCTTGGGAAAATCAATAGTGATAAAACTGTGTCCCCACTGATTCAGAGATTGAATGATAATGACCCCGAAATTAGAAAATATTCGGCAATTATACTTGGAAAGATAGGGGATAAAAAAGCAGTCCATCCACTTATAAACACCCTGGATGACAGTAATAAGGATGTAAGAAAGGCTACTACAAATGCACTTGCCAAAATAGGTAAACCCGCAGTCCAGCCACTTATCAACTCACTGGATTCCAGAAATCCTGATGTTAAAGAACATGCAACCAATGCGTTGATAAAAATAGGTGAACCCTGTGTACAGCCCCTTATTAAGGCATTAGACAACGATAAAATCAAAAAACCTGCTACTATTGTCCTTATAGAGATAGGGGACAAAAAAGCAATTGAGCCATTAATCGATGCCTATAATATGGAAAAATAA
- a CDS encoding DUF6951 family protein: MTEVTVNSRLCGFTHKIKGQMEGDKVIIDIDTPCEKIKNLSHMEVPMMELFDIKDNYVMEKAKEADCTSICLVPCGVLHVCRIEAGLLSKRLAENVGSVDITFE, from the coding sequence ATGACAGAAGTAACTGTAAATTCAAGATTATGTGGATTCACACATAAAATAAAAGGTCAAATGGAAGGGGACAAAGTTATCATTGATATTGATACACCCTGCGAAAAAATAAAAAATTTATCTCATATGGAAGTACCCATGATGGAATTGTTTGACATTAAGGATAACTATGTCATGGAAAAGGCAAAAGAAGCTGACTGTACATCCATTTGCCTTGTCCCGTGTGGTGTACTTCATGTATGCAGGATAGAGGCGGGTTTACTTTCAAAAAGACTGGCAGAAAATGTAGGAAGTGTGGATATAACCTTTGAATAA